The following DNA comes from Candidatus Methylacidiphilum fumarolicum.
GTGTTGCATTGGATGGAGCGAATGAATGTCGTTAATAATCCGTATCTTGACATAATCCCCCTTTTTGTAATTCCAATCCATAATAGCCCCATTAGTTTTCATAGTGCCAAGATCGGTGATCTGCCATGTAATTTCTTTGGAAGTCGACATCTTGTTTTGCAAATACATATGATCTTCCCATTCAACCTTTGCCCCTGTTTTTGCAAGCATGGTAATAAGACCAGGGAAAGCTGCGGATTGCGTTGGCGTCGAGCTTCCTGGTTCTGAAAATCTCGAAGCCTCTTTTTTGGAAACCGCCACCGACAGTCGAATTGTCCTGTCTGGCCTGGCTGATTTATACTTAGCCACCAATGGCTCAATTTCCTGAATAACTTCTTTGTTTTCCCTCAGCTGTTGGAATTCTTTTTCATAGGAGACCGCTACGGGTTGTTCACCTACTCGAAACTTCGCTAGCTGGTAAGTGCGTGGGCCAACAAGAGGATCCACTGCATGATGGGTTAGGATGAATTCGCCCGTCGAAGGAAAGAATACCTCTACAATTTGTCTTTCTGAAGGAGCAATAACAACAGCATCAACAAATTGTTCCCTTTCGACTCTCCCGTTATCTCCTCCCACCAGTTTGATCTTTAATCCAGGAATAAATACCCGGAAAGGCCTCACACTGGAGGTGTTTGTTAGGTAGAAACGGATTACCTCCCCTTTTTGTACATCAAAAGTAGGTTGAACCTGTCCATTAATGAGAAAGGTATTCCCATAGCGACCCATAAAAACAAAATTGGAATAATCCTGAAAATATTCCGGTAGTTTGCCCTCTTTAATTAGAATATCAGTTAATATCAGCGGCATTTCTCTATTAACTGGCCCCCAATAGGTTGGATCTTTAGGAATGACAATATAATTGCCATACAATCCAAGCTCTTGAGCATAATCGTCTCTATAATGGGGATGGTACCAATATACCCCCGGATCATCGAATTTAAGCTTATAGGTAAAACTTTTGCCATTGGGTACAACCGGTTGGGTTATATCTGGAACTCCGTCATAGCGGTTATCCACCCGCACACCATGATGATGAATAGTAGAGGGCAGACCCGTTAGATTTTTAAACTCCAGGGTAATCTCATCCCCTTGATTAACATAGATAAAAGGTCCAGGAACCGACCCATTGTAACCAAGCATCTTAATTTCTGCATTGCCTATTTTAGCCCGAAGTTTTTGGGCAGTTATCGAATAAGTATCCCCATTTTTTAGATGCACATACTGCGTTTCCTTCACCAGTGGATATTGATCCGGATCAACGGAAAAATCATATTTTGGCTTAGCTCCTTTAAACCAAAAAAATACCCCCCCTCCAATCAGAACAACTAAAATCAAGACTACAAAATAAGACAACTTGGTTTTCCCTTTGGTTGTCTGTAAATCTATAAACTTAAAAAATCCATTCATATTTTACTCGATTATTAACACATGATATAACATATATTGCCATTAAAATCCTCTTTCTTCAAGCTTTACTTGAAGCAATAGAGGAAGCGGCTTCTCTCCTCCTTTTAGAGACAAAGAAGAAGATAAAAGCTCCCACAACAACAATCCCAAGGACAATACTCCCCATAACTATAGGACTGGTCAAAAAGCTAGTAAGCCCTACATTAATCGGAAACTTAAAGACAATTGGATTGGAGCCATCTCCTTTCACTAGGGTAATATGTGTCATATATTTCCCCGTTTTCTCAAAAGTAACATCAATGGAGGCAACTCCAGAAGAATAGAGCTTTGGAGGGACTTCTAATATCGGTTTACCCGTCGATTCGTCCACAACTTTAACCTCTAAGGGAATGGTTCTCAAATCAGGAGTAATCAAATCAAATACCATGGTCATTTTTCCAGTATTAGGAATATTTTGACAATAAGTCTTAAATTGGCCCATCCTCCCATAAACATAGACATCTAGATGAATCGCATATCCGCCCTGAGAAAGAATCCCGCACTCCATTCCTCCATTATCGCTGCCTCCATGACCAAAGCATAAAAGGGGAAAGCTAAGAAATGCAAAAATAAAAGCGATATTTTTCTTTACATTTTTCGATACCCAACTCCCAAAACCTGTTCTCTTTTTCTTTATTAAACAAACATCATTGCAATCGGTAGATTCCTTTTGTCTGCACAACCTTTTTAGTGCTAAAGGCAATGTAAAAATCATTTATTTCTCCTTTCAAACTTCAATTAATTTGAAAATACTGATTGAAAATTGTTAACTACCCACTATGTAATAAACCTAAAATAGAAAGAAAAAACAATTGCAAAATTTCTTTAGCAAAGAAAAAGCCATAATTAAAAGTCAGATTTTATCTCTAGGGAAAAGAATTACTCTATCTACGACTATTCCTGTGGTCCTGTTCCTAAAAACACACTCAGGACATGCTTACGCCTAACCCAAGTTCGTTCTTCTCGCCTTGGTCTTGTGTCAGGATACCCCAGGTTTACCAAGAACGTTTCGTGCTCCGGAGGAGCAGGCTAGAATTAGCATGTCATCTTAACAATCAAAGAGGAAACCTCCCCTTTCCACCACCTTTCACTACTGCCTATTGACGCTCCGACCAATCAGAGCTCCAAACCCCTTCGGCGAACAGTGGAGTGTGCCATGCCTATTCCTAACTAGATTGGCATCGCACTATCGTTAACTATTTATTACTCCTTTTATGGTTATTTTTCTGGTTCTTCTTCTGTTTCATAGGGAGCCTGCAAAGCATCAATAAGAATTTTGGCTCCAGGAGGTGGCTTAATGGCTCCGGAAAGAATTTCCGAAGGACTGACATCCCTGTGATAATATTCTCTATTGGTATCAGGAGCCTCCACAATTGCTGTTCCTTCTATGGATATGCCTCCAAAGATTCCTTGACTCTGGCTGTAAGTATAGATAGCAGCCATTGGCATCACTCCAGCTTCAGCCGTTCTTCCAACGGGACCCGCCGTTGCACTGATACTACCTCCAACATTAAAATTTCCCCCTTTTGCAAAAGCTTCGACAGCTTCTGGGGTATTCAGGACAAGAATAAATTCTGTTGCATTGACTCCTATCTGGAAACCAAAGCCAATCCCTCCCACAGTAATCGCTGAGGGACCAGACCAACCCTTTGGAGTCTTTGCAACTACTAAGCCTGTGCCTCCCCTACCACTAAAAATAAAACCTGCTTTAATGACTGTTAAAATTGCAAAACCCTTAGCATCTTGAAAAACAGATCGAGGAATCGATTTTTCAGGCATGCTTTTAAACCGCCGAATGATGGAAGCTGCCTGATTAACTGTTTTTTGCAAATCCCAAGCAAGAGAGGACTGCAAAAGGCATAAAAAACAAATGATAAAGACAAATTCATTTTTATATTTACTCTGATAAGAAGTTCGAAAGGGAACTTTCTCAGCAGCATTCGCACCAAACTGTCGCCTTTTTCCCAAGCAAAGTAATTTTGCTATGGGGCCTTCAAAAGCAAAATGTTGAAAAGGAGTCAAAGAGATCTGGCAATACTTAAAAAAATGGGTCATCATCATCGGCTATAGCCGCCTAAAAGCTTGCAAAGCTTCTACGAAGCGACTCCTTCCAATGTAGTGGCAATTCCTTGATGGAGAGCCATCGATCTAAAAAGACCTTCCTGAGCTAGCAACTCCCCGAAATTCCCTCTCTGTACAATTTCACCTTTGTCGAGCACAAGAATCTCATCACAATCTGCTAACGTTGAGAGTCTGTGGGCAATAATGAGCACTGTCCGGCCTTTTTCTAACTGATAGATCGCCTGCTGTACAACCGATTCACTATGGGAATCAAGACTGGAGGTCGCTTCGTCCAGAATGAGAATTGGACTATTTCGAATAAAGGCTCTAGCTATGGAAAGCCTCTGTCGTTGCCCCCCAGAAAGTTTCACCCCTCTTTCTCCTATAATCGTGTCATAACCCTGGGGTAGCTTTTCTATGAATTCATGTGCTCCAGCTAGCTTGGCAGCCTGCTCAATCTCCTCTCGGCTAGCTCCCGATTTCCCAACAGCAATATTTTCAGCAATCGATCGGTTAAAAATGACAACATCTTGACTCACCAACGAGAACATATTTCTAAGATCTTCAATTTTAAGATCCCTTAAATCTTCTCCATCTATCAAAATAGAACCCGAAACAGGATCATAAAACCTAAAAAGAAGACTAGTCAATGTCGTTTTGCCCGCACCGCTTCTGCCAGCAATTCCCATTTTTTTCCCTTTGGGAATGATAAAGGAAAGATTTTTAAGTACGGTTTCATGTCCATAATTGAAGGTCACATTCTGAAACTCTATCTGCTTTTTAAATGCTTTAATGGCTTTGGCATCCGGTTTTTCCTGGACAGTAGAAGGAGTATCTAACAGATCCGTTAGCCTTTTTGCACTGTATGCTCCTTCTTGGATCTTCACATTTGAATCAGCTAGTCTCTTTATCGGAGCAAAAAACAGGATAGCTCCATTAGCAATAGCAGCCATGTTCGCTATGCTAATGTTTTGCCAAATAACACATAAAATCAGCAGAGACAATGCAAAGCTAGCCACAACATCGATCATTGGACTAACCATGGTGCCTGCAATGGACATCTTGGCTGCATGTTTGGCTAATTCATTTGCCTGGTGTCTAAAAGTTTCAACATTTTTCTTTTCTAAACAAAAAGCCTTAATTACCTGAATCCCTGATAAGGATTCGAACAATAGATTACTCTGGGCAACTGAATAAGAGATGATTCCCATGGAGGCTTCTCTGGCCTTTTTGGCTAAGGTAACGGCAGGGACAATACAGCCTGGCACCAAAAGTATGGCAACTATGGTTAGCCGCCAATCGATCAGCGCACAGGAAAAAAGGATAGCTATGATGGTTATGGGATCTTTAGCAACATCGGTAAAAAGAACACTGACTGAGTCATAAAAGGCTTTCGTATCATTGAGTATTCGAATCGCTAGATCCCCTGTAGTAGATTTATGAAAAAAATCCATCGATAGAGAATGCAACTTGGATAGAATGGCTGATTGCAAATCAGCAACGATTTTGGCTGCCGCCAAAGTCATGAAATAAGAATTAAGCAGTCTTAACAATCCCCTAAAGATGGCTATCAAGGGTAAGATCAGAATGCCACCACAGATTCTTTTCCAGTCAAGTGGCTCGTTAGCTTTCGGAAGCCATCTACCTAACTGTTCCATAACCTTTTGATAAAAATGCTTTTTGGGAATCTTCTCTGTTGCACTGATGACTTGTTGATGACTAGGTGGAGCCGAAAAATTATCAATGGCTGCTTTTAGAATAAAAAGATAGGCTCCGTTAAAAGCCCCAAAAAGAAAGCCGGAAATCAAACCTGCAAGGATCAAGGGCATCCGCCTTTTTAAAAAAGGCATGGAGAAAATGATAATTTTTTTAAGTTCTTGCATGAGTCTTTTGATGTTTTTTAATCCAACAACGGCAGGAATTCAAAAAACCTTCTCCATTCCTTTTCTGTATACGATGCGACTATAAGCTATAAACAATAGAGAACTTTTATACAACCACAAAGTGCTATGAGATACAACAGCCAAAATTTTTAAATACTATTCCCTATTTTCTTTCTTTAAGAAAAGGAATCAACACTTCTAGAAATTCTTTTGGCTTTTCAAAATGTACCCAATGACCCGCATCCCTTATTTTTACAAGAGTAGCCTTGGGAAAATAGAAGGAGAGTTGGTGGATGGAAGATGCTTCAAGATAATTCGATCTTTCTCCAGCAATGAAAAGAGTCCTGCCAGGAAAACAAGCGTGGAGAGCAGGGAATGCATTGAGTTTTTCAATCGATGCTCTAATCCCCTCTAGGTTTATTCTCCAGACGTACCGTTCCGATTGATATATAAGATTTGTCAAAAGGAATTGTACTAAGGTTTTATTGTTGATCGTTTTTAACAAAAGCACTTCAGCTTCTTTTCTTTTTTTTAAATCTGCGAGTGGCAAACTTCTCATGGCTTCCAGCATTTTAAAGTGCTCCTCCACGGCTTCTTTCCCATAATCTACTGGTGCTATGTCCACTACAACAAGACTGCTGACC
Coding sequences within:
- a CDS encoding multicopper oxidase family protein, with amino-acid sequence MNGFFKFIDLQTTKGKTKLSYFVVLILVVLIGGGVFFWFKGAKPKYDFSVDPDQYPLVKETQYVHLKNGDTYSITAQKLRAKIGNAEIKMLGYNGSVPGPFIYVNQGDEITLEFKNLTGLPSTIHHHGVRVDNRYDGVPDITQPVVPNGKSFTYKLKFDDPGVYWYHPHYRDDYAQELGLYGNYIVIPKDPTYWGPVNREMPLILTDILIKEGKLPEYFQDYSNFVFMGRYGNTFLINGQVQPTFDVQKGEVIRFYLTNTSSVRPFRVFIPGLKIKLVGGDNGRVEREQFVDAVVIAPSERQIVEVFFPSTGEFILTHHAVDPLVGPRTYQLAKFRVGEQPVAVSYEKEFQQLRENKEVIQEIEPLVAKYKSARPDRTIRLSVAVSKKEASRFSEPGSSTPTQSAAFPGLITMLAKTGAKVEWEDHMYLQNKMSTSKEITWQITDLGTMKTNGAIMDWNYKKGDYVKIRIINDIHSLHPMQHPMHFHGNRFLVLAVNDVEETNHVWKDTFMVGAGDVVDILLEMSNPGKWMLHCHILEHLHSGMMTMYSVE
- a CDS encoding ABC transporter ATP-binding protein — its product is MQELKKIIIFSMPFLKRRMPLILAGLISGFLFGAFNGAYLFILKAAIDNFSAPPSHQQVISATEKIPKKHFYQKVMEQLGRWLPKANEPLDWKRICGGILILPLIAIFRGLLRLLNSYFMTLAAAKIVADLQSAILSKLHSLSMDFFHKSTTGDLAIRILNDTKAFYDSVSVLFTDVAKDPITIIAILFSCALIDWRLTIVAILLVPGCIVPAVTLAKKAREASMGIISYSVAQSNLLFESLSGIQVIKAFCLEKKNVETFRHQANELAKHAAKMSIAGTMVSPMIDVVASFALSLLILCVIWQNISIANMAAIANGAILFFAPIKRLADSNVKIQEGAYSAKRLTDLLDTPSTVQEKPDAKAIKAFKKQIEFQNVTFNYGHETVLKNLSFIIPKGKKMGIAGRSGAGKTTLTSLLFRFYDPVSGSILIDGEDLRDLKIEDLRNMFSLVSQDVVIFNRSIAENIAVGKSGASREEIEQAAKLAGAHEFIEKLPQGYDTIIGERGVKLSGGQRQRLSIARAFIRNSPILILDEATSSLDSHSESVVQQAIYQLEKGRTVLIIAHRLSTLADCDEILVLDKGEIVQRGNFGELLAQEGLFRSMALHQGIATTLEGVAS
- a CDS encoding alpha/beta fold hydrolase, whose translation is MKLFYRQVGLGGPNVFLFHGLYGNSLNWASIAQSLSKFYQVFSFDLRNHGHSPSSSFMDYFLMAEDIRQTAEPMELFPVHLIGHSLGGKLAMVFALSFPQWVSSLVVVDIAPVDYGKEAVEEHFKMLEAMRSLPLADLKKRKEAEVLLLKTINNKTLVQFLLTNLIYQSERYVWRINLEGIRASIEKLNAFPALHACFPGRTLFIAGERSNYLEASSIHQLSFYFPKATLVKIRDAGHWVHFEKPKEFLEVLIPFLKERK
- a CDS encoding YSC84-related protein, with the translated sequence MTPFQHFAFEGPIAKLLCLGKRRQFGANAAEKVPFRTSYQSKYKNEFVFIICFLCLLQSSLAWDLQKTVNQAASIIRRFKSMPEKSIPRSVFQDAKGFAILTVIKAGFIFSGRGGTGLVVAKTPKGWSGPSAITVGGIGFGFQIGVNATEFILVLNTPEAVEAFAKGGNFNVGGSISATAGPVGRTAEAGVMPMAAIYTYSQSQGIFGGISIEGTAIVEAPDTNREYYHRDVSPSEILSGAIKPPPGAKILIDALQAPYETEEEPEK